From the Chelonoidis abingdonii isolate Lonesome George chromosome 4, CheloAbing_2.0, whole genome shotgun sequence genome, the window TGCCAGCAAGATAAGTGTCAGTGCAGGCCAGTTTCAGCAAAGGTTGCACATCGCAGAAATAGTGGTCAATCTCGTTGGGCCCACAGAAGGGTAACTGGATGGTCAGGAGAGTCTGAACTAAGGAATGCACAAAGCCACCCACCCATGAAGCCATCACAAGGGAGCCACAAACATACCCAGTCATGATGGTTGTGTAATGGAGGGGTTTGCAGATCGCAATGTAACGATCGTACGCCATCACTGTGAGAAGGAAGatttcagtgccgccaaagaaaTGGACCACAAACAGCTGTGCTATGCAGCCGTCAAAGGAGATGGTTCTCCTCTCCACGAAGAAGTCTGCAATCAGTTTTGGTGCTGTGACAGAGGAAAAGCACATGTCTACAAAGGACAGGTagctgaggaagaaatacatgggagACTTCAGATATTCGCTGTTCTTTACAGTGACAATAATTAGAAGGTTTCCCAGCACAGTAGCGATATAGATGAGTACAAAGAACACAAAACACACAGGCTGTAACATCTCATTGTGGCAAATTCCCAAAAGGATGAATTCAGTCACATTCTGTGTGGGCTCCATGTACTCAGTTTAAATAATGGGTATATGGAATACCACTAATCCACCTGCCATGACACAAAAGAAGGAGAGGAACAATCAACAGATATTGACCAGTGATGAGATAAATGTCAAGATGCATTGACTGAAGGGATAGACTGTgtccaaaaatgaaaatgagcACTGTGTAACTCAAGGAACTAGAGGAAATTGGCTTGAGTTGCATATTCCCATGAATAGCATATGGTGAAAATAATTAGTGGAAACTCTGAAGCCGATTCATTCTATTCTTCCCCCATAGTGAATCATCAAAGACTTTAACTGTAAGTGAAAAATTTAACCTTAACCACTCTTTGCAATCAGCCCTTCCATGATACTCATTCCATTTTATTCATACTGCATTGTTAAACACCTTCAGAAATCCCATTTTTCAACCAAGGATAACCATATCTCTTATCTTTGCATCTGAGCACATAAATGCTCAAAAAGGTATTTATTTGTACATGCAAACATGAAACTGAGGTATCTCATTCAGCAACCAATGTTTGAAAACTGGTCTGGTTATTTTCATCACAAAATTATTTcataacatttacatttagttgaaaagccattttaactggaaaaaaatggtttcagtGGAGAATTTTCACCAGCTTTACACAAAACGCAATTTCAACTAGAATTGAAACACTAATTTGTCAGCAGGACTCACGGATACACTTTAGATTATTAATGCTGCTCCAAAAACACAAAGTAGCCATAAACACTGTTTGATTGACCAGTTAACTCTGACACCAGAGTGGTGGAAATCAGCTGAAGCGTACTAGCAAACTTGACCCTTTGTGTGTTAGCATTTGATGTGAGGTGACTGAAATTAAATTTTCTGTGTTCAAACAAAAGTATTTATCTGTGCATAAGCAGGAATGGATTAAATATGATGTGGGGATGGTCATTGCTTACAGACTAGCATCTAATAAACCTTTTTTATacatttcaaaactaaaattaaaataatatgaagattttttttcaagaggGAAGCTTGCAATGAAGATTTTAGAGTCCTTCATTGTATTTTAGGTGAATTAGTTGGAGACTGATTGAATGAGCAGGGAATTAGATTGCAATGAATCCTAAtaagttgtttctttttttttctttttttctttttttgcattgGTAGAGCTGAGCAGGAAAAGAACAGCATAAAATACTCAGCCTTTCTGGAAAACTCACATGGGTTGTATTTGCAGATCTCAAAACTTACCTGGATGGTGATGGGTTTTATTTTCCCTGCTTGTAACCTGCTCCCGTAGCACAGGTGTTCAGATCTGAACAACAGTAAGCAGTTGATGAGGGTGATTTACAAGGTCATCAGTTACTCCCTGCTATATGAATTTTCTGCTTTGCAAATTTCATCCTAACATCTTTACAAGTCTTGTGTTAGGATGTCCTTTGCTGTCTGTCAATTCTGCCAAGGCCAAAGTAGCGAACAAGAGAAGTGGTTTGATCAAGGCAGCCCACAGGAATCTTTTCTCATCAACCACTCTCCCAACTCACAAAGCCTCAAGTCTAAGACTGTCTCCATCCCTCACTCTGCAAAAATCTAAGACCCAACAAGATCTTTGGGAAAAATTGTGTCTCTCCTTGCTGTGAAGTCacagcagaaatatttaaaataaatatgtagtGGCAGTGCGTCATTGCCTGGTTAATGAGTTCCCAGTGGCTTTTTAAGGCTTCTTCACTGTAAATAGTTTTGAAGAAGCACTCCCCTATACAACTTTAAACATGTCTTTGAAACAAACTTTAAAAGCTTTGCTGAGAGTTAGTCCCTTTCATTGTTTTCAAACTCCATCTTTCAATACGACATGCCCCTCGCTTGCCTTCTCATATTTTCGCCAAGTGATGGCCTTAGAGATCTTGCTATTATCTGGTTCCTTCTACTTGTGTCCCCTACATAAGAATAGGGCACAGGAAATCCTGTGTCAAGTTCCTCATTTCACTCCTATGCTTAGAAAGTGGACCTTGAGAACTTGGGCAAAAGGCAACAAGCTCTGTGGACCTGCTGTGCATGAACAGCTATTGAATCAGGCCTTACCTGAAGAGAACTTACGCCCGacaaaatcaatggaaaattgccaggttgacttcagtggcttttgcATCACCCCTTAATGACTGCTATATGGGACTGAATAATGTTTGGATTTCTCTTCTACGTGATTATGTGACTCAGCTGTGACAGGACCAGGGCTTGTGACAAGACTGGGGCAATGGAATTTCACTGCAGCATCAGTTCTCAGAGACACTCTGGCTGCACAGGATGATGGGAGTTGTGAGGAAATGCCTGGTGATGTGGCCACTGCTGCTTACATTCCAGGATGTTATCTTGTATTCCACCCTATGCTTAGTCTTGGGTGCCACTATTGTGGAAAGTGTGGGAAGTCTAGCAGCATCACTGGTGCTGGGACCTCCCATCTCACTTGGTACCATTCACAGTGAAAGTGTAACTCACTAGTGAATGTGTGTCTCCAACCTTCCTATGTGCCTAAGTGCTGAAGCTGTTGTTCTTTAATTCAAGCTGTTCCAACTCCTGCCTTTACCTCCGAAGATCCCCAGTTAAATTCTTGGTGTGTTGGGTGTCACAGATGGAGGCTGCTACAAAAACAGTAGTGGGACCATGGAATCAAGGATATAGAAGATGTTTGTACTTTGTATGGCTTTTCAAAATCTGTacatggaggtgggagggaagagaataTGGCTT encodes:
- the LOC116831917 gene encoding olfactory receptor 4S2-like — its product is MEPTQNVTEFILLGICHNEMLQPVCFVFFVLIYIATVLGNLLIIVTVKNSEYLKSPMYFFLSYLSFVDMCFSSVTAPKLIADFFVERRTISFDGCIAQLFVVHFFGGTEIFLLTVMAYDRYIAICKPLHYTTIMTGYVCGSLVMASWVGGFVHSLVQTLLTIQLPFCGPNEIDHYFCDVQPLLKLACTDTYLAGMMVIVNSGMISLICFVVLVVSYVVILVSLKTRSSEGRRKALSTCASHIAVVIIFFGPLIFMYLRPSTIFSEDKMVTVFSTIITPMLNPLIYTLRNEEVKNAMRKLGSRKATLGVK